The region CACCAATCTGTTGAATCACCGCTCCAGCATCCACCCCAAGCAGCCGCGCCATCACAGCAAATTCAACCACATCCAGCTTGCGTTCACCGTTCTCAACCTTGGCGATAAACGACTGCGGGCGGCCCAGCGCCTCGGCCAGCTTGGTCTGAGTTATGCCTTTTTCTATACGAGCATCCCGAAGTATTTTTATAACTAATTGATACTCGGTTGAATAAACTGAAGTCATGGCGCTTTCCGCGAGTGATATCCCAAAATCGAATATCTGCCATTGCTGCAATTATCCCAAAATGGGATAATTAAGCCATCAGATAACC is a window of Serratia plymuthica DNA encoding:
- a CDS encoding helix-turn-helix domain-containing protein, whose protein sequence is MTSVYSTEYQLVIKILRDARIEKGITQTKLAEALGRPQSFIAKVENGERKLDVVEFAVMARLLGVDAGAVIQQIGGRVQLL